One Triplophysa rosa linkage group LG8, Trosa_1v2, whole genome shotgun sequence genomic window, CCACTGATATGGTCAAATATCTCAAGActtcattttgtttaaatcacaAAATTCATCTTGCATCTACATAAAAAGTTGTGTCTGTTAAAATGATCATTGATGAATTGTCTATATGACACACAAATATAGAAATCGAATTTCTTTTCTAATTGAATTATCCAAATAGTCACTGTTTATTTCCTTAACCCAATATCCTGATCAAACAGAGAACTTATGAACTGACAACAATTTTTGACATTTCaccaacaaaaatgaaaataatacagcTATTTTTAAGCTTTTTTGGGTCGATGACAGAATGCGCTGCTTGGTAACTAAGCAGAATCTGAAAGTTCCCAGTTTTCCCTGTGAGAAAGATGTAGAGACTGGTGCGGATTTATGTTCTCTTCAGTCAAAAAACAACATCTGGAAACCATGTGGAATACATTAGATCCTCATAGCCTCTGACAAATCAGTGGGAATCGGCTATTTTTAACAGCAACATAAACTAATTCCCATAGAAACATGTTTGTAAGGTTTCTGAGTCCTATCCCTGTGATTACAGTACCACCATTCACAAAGACACTCAAATTATTTCCTTTTTTGGGCTTGTCTTTGATGCCATGTGAGTTTTGTACATATTAGGCAATTTAACTTAAGTATCTTCATAAACTTCAACCATTTTAAACAACGACAAAAGTTGTTGCATTAGAATATACTGGCATTATCTTCTATATAAACACTTCTTTGTAGACATTGGTTGACTTGTCAGACTGTTTGGGTTTTGGATAACTGCTAAACTGAATGATCTTTAAATCAaagtgtacatactgtatatgccaaGAACTCTTTGTGTGTTTCTTAATTCAAACACAAAGGATTAAAGATGGACCCAAATaccaaaaaaacactttgaaagACTAAAAACACATGGAGAgtttttacacaaacaaaaactgaaTCGGGTCCCTTTGGTTGCTTGTGTGCTCTGTTCCGTTTATAAAATAAGTGCACTGATCATAAATGGTATGcatagaaatgtataaaatatagactATTAATACTGATGCAAATGACAAAACAACCATGACATTAACCGGAAAATGCATAAGATCTAAAGTAGTGTGTGTGAAACTGTCTTTTTGTAACTAATATTTTGAATGCTTGAGCTGAATAGATTCGACAATATATTTTTGACTGATATGTTATGGATTTAGATTGCAAATGCAACCAATGGGTAAATAAACGTAGAAAAGcgctaaatatgttttttttttaccaaattttCTGTTACTGCATGACATGACCTATAGGGAGAGGAATGcattacttaaaaataaaaacataaaacataaaaaacagcttAAAACATCTTAACACAAAATGGCACGTACAAAAGTGCATTTGCTTTTTGCGAGCCTCTCATTATCTCCTACAATTCACAAACACTGCTTAGAATATTGGATCCAAGTCTGGACCCTGTGATAGTCTGTGCTGCACCATGAGTTGAGGATTGACAACAGTTCAAATATAAGACATCATTTAAGGCTGTATCTGTTGCTTACAGAATCACATCAGtccaatgtaaaaaataaatgcaaaatgcaATGGTCATTCATTGATAAGTCTGTGAAAGTAGTGCTCTGAGCTGAACTGAAGTAATGTTAGTAGTAATGCACCCTTCCAATAGTGCCCGTCCCCGCACCCAGAATATCCGGCTGTCCATTTCTCCAGATCTCCCTGAtgatcctctctctctcctccaatCGCTGCGCTCGCTCCAGCTCTTCGGCCGAGGTGAACACGTTCCTGTTCAGAGTTCCATCAGGAGTGGTTTGGTGGTTACCCACGGGGATCTCTGTGGTGCTATGGAGGACAGGGTGCTCCAGTTCTCCCGCATCTTCATCCTCTTCATCATCACtgtcctcctcctcttcctcgctAAAGTCTTTTAACTGTTTTTTCTCCGGTGTGGAAGGTGCTGTTGTGGTGCGAGGTTTGCAAGAGATCCTGATGACCAGGAGACAGAGAGTGAGCACTAGACCGAAGCATACGCCAATGACGAAATAAAGGCCGAAACTCTCTGGATTTtctgaagagagagaagaaaacgGAGATGGATTAATAAATGTACATCTCCATTTTAGTAGTGGCAAAATATGTTCTCTAAAAATTCTGTCGTTTATTTATCCTCGTGTTGTTCAAAACGTGTTCATGTCTTTACTCTGTgtaacacaatagaagatattttgagaaatgtctcagtggttttgtgttcaggGAATAGATCAATAGGgcccaatgctgtttggttaccaatgtgttTCAAAAGATGTTCTTATGGGTTTTGCgggagaaagtcatacagattggAAGGACAAGaattttgaactttttaacattcatatttaaagtgtgtcatttttgcacCATTTTATCACTAAACAGAATAGCAAAAATTGAGATTAAAACAGGTTTCCCAAATGGTCCCTCCGTCTGCCATTGGTTGTCAAACAGCCACCTCAAGCGAACAAAATGATGTTTTGAGATAGCATGACAGGACCAGTGTTTCACTTTTTGGGGAAATCAACCTATTTGTCattgtatataaatattgcAGATGAGACAAACTTCAGCTTTAATTGTAAATATTAGAAAAGCACTAACCTTTAATGTGAGCGTAAGCAGCAATAGTGTTGCTCAAGAAATCCATCTCCTTCCTTTTAACGTTCATTGTGATTTCGTGCTATTTTCAAACCTAAAagataaacatttgaaaataagGTGGATTTTCTGCACAGTAGGCTACATAGCGAGAACTTCCTTTTCTCTCTCAAAAACACAGGCAAACAGAAACCTTATCctaatacaaacaaaaacctcTTAAATCCACATTTAAACAGACACTCCTTGTGCAAAATTCATTGCCATTAAGGTGTGCTGAATGGCATTAAGCATGTGTTCTTTTTATCTGTTTGCTAAAGCACCAACACAACAGTCTTGGGTTTGATCCCTGGGAACACATTCTGATCAAAACAAAATGTGCAGCTTGAACATAttgttaatgtactgtatataaaaatataagttGTCGATAAGGCATTGGTTTCATAGGATTGTGTACTGGTGGTCCAAGCGAAGATCATGCAGGTCCACCGCCCTGGCATCCATGTGATCACCCAACCCAGTCTCATGGGAATTCGTGAAattgtcacgaactgtaatctattcatttgtgttcatcaacacgaatttcctctttttttcgtgtcaccagCACGACAAtttttcaatacacagaccgcgtgtgtatgtacatttatatatttctaacctgatatcaaaagaatcGCAAATACTTTAGGAGTTGGCTAacccagtagttctcaaactgggggccgtggcccctgggggggccccgagatggatccagggggccacagattttgtggcattttatgaaatatagaaattgatcatagattttatgcaatcaaacatcagaaaaataagaccaccagacaaaagaattgatgtttcagcattgtataaccgaatatgtttttgtttaaataaaaatgttaaatttaagattataagtctttatttggggggccgcaaagcgatgcactctacacaaagggggccttacaacgaaaaagtttgagaaccactgggctaaccaacaccttacctcaccccaaaccctaaaatcacagccgcaaaggctaatttagctaaaaatgctagtttcacgaggtggcaaagcaatgataaatggctaCTCTAACTCTGCCCCTAAACTtaacgtcacaggggaaaagtcatatcataacaaaacatacgaataagatcgtaggaaataggaattcacaggaatgagccaccttgtagaataggtatgaattcccatcagattgcgtcgatatatatttatacatatgaaagatatcgcgtattaaagtacatttgttggaaagtcgtgctgggtgacacgaaaaaagggggaaattcgtgttgatgaacacgaattaatagattacgGTTTGTGACAATTACACGAATTCCCCGTGAGACTGTGGCCTCTTTGCGAggtcaaaatgtcaattttacCACCAGCTAGTGAGGCCATTTTCCTTTACAAATCTCTACTTTATAGCGTCTAGACAGCACTCAGGCCTTTGCTTTTGGTGCTTTTGTTTGCTATCTGCTAGGCTCTTTTATGTCCGAATAAAGGAAAAGATGATCCGAGCCGCTTCCCGAATGACATCAACTCCAATGcatttcaatgttttgtttgtttctataGTGTGTTTCCTCTAGCTGTGAACTCCCAAGAAAAGATTCATTTTTCCTACAGTCAACAAATAGAGCCGCACCCTACAGTACAGTAGGGCAAGAGTTTGAGAAGGTCATATTTATAACCCCAAACAAGCATATCCTCTCTATCCTAAGACGGTTCTGCGTCTGGTTTGAATCTGACTCCATGTCGCGTAGTAGGCACCACAGAACACGCAGGGACTTGCCGGATCTTACTACATTTCCTGCGTCCCCTCCTCTTCACCCCATCCACAACAGTCAAGCAGAACTTCCTGCTGACTTTGGCTTTTCTAGCGCACTATTGTTCTGACTGAATGACATCACTGTGCTGCACGTAATGGTTAAGCATTCTAAGAAACAttagaaatgtaaaaacacatcaaagtgaatacacattattattattacacatttttctaaaaagcaGAATTTTATTGCATTGAATAAGTGAACACTTCACCTCAAGATCCTCTCTTCATTTTCCTAACATCGATAATTATTCTATTCAATTCCAAAGCattaaaagtccagtgtgtcattttttggaggatgtattgacagaaatgcaatataatagacataactatgtcttcagaggtgtataaagaccttacaaaatgaagagttgtttttattaccttagaatgagctatttctacatacaccgtgagtccccttacatggcattcgccatgttgtttctacggtagccctaaacggacaaactgttctaaagagcatgtttcgtaaatacgccATCTTCttcgggaaagaagcgaaaacatgacgccatcttagccctgtgtcagccaccgtagggcttcgaaagggaggggtggagtgagccattggttgcagttcacaacctcaccactagatgccactagaTTTCATACATGGGAGCTTTAAAATTGAATGTATCAACAATAAAAATGCCTTACCATATAAAAAGCAGTTCAGAAGTTCAGTTCTTCTTCATTGTGAACTTTTGGTTCAGCTGAACGAATCCTCTCCCCTGTGTTGTGCAAATATTGTGGTCCTTCGTCTATACAATAAAGAAAGCACACACGTCAGATTGACCGAGAGATCTGCAGAGCAAACAAATGACGGACGCATTTGTTCAGTGGGCACAGGAAGTCGGCTTGACAACGCACAGCCTTGAACTCTTGTTTAAAATTTCACCAAACTTCAACAAATATCCTTACAGACAGGAACCCAGTACATTAAGTGagttcttaagagaaataaacagAGATAAACAAATCACAGTGAACTGACTGTAAAGAAGCCTTTTCTTTATATTGTAGTAGgtttgttttgaaatgacaaaatgacaAGCCTAAATGATTCAGCTTCAAAACTGAATAAAGCTCAGCTGTTAGACATTAGGCACAAGCTTGAAATCTTAATGGCAGATGGTGTGAAAGTCTTCTCTTCTGTGGGTTGAGATGTGGCAGATCGTGttggtttattttcatgtgtACTGTACTTCCTGTATGAGTAACATATTATGTTTAATTTACTTTATCTCCCGATCCAATAAATCCTCATTTAAAACACTGTCAAATGTCGTAAAGAAGTTATGTCCAAAAAGTTAGCCAAAAAGTTCAGAAATACAGTATCAGAATGCAATGAACTCCACATGTAAAACTGAATTCATTAAATTTATCAGTTGTGATTTAGTGATGTATAATAGTGAGCCAAAATCCAGAAACGCTGTTTTTTCAGGTTCTGGATTTAGTTTTGTAAAGTATCAGAACCCACTGATATATCATATTGCAtactttattttctttgtaaTAGCTTGCTCACCTGATTAGCCAAATTGTTCTCTTCACTGGAGAGCACTAAAACATTTACAGCACAAAGACTAATGTCGGCCTATGTCTAAACAGCCATTAACCTgttgattgtttgtgttttgttttttccctgAGGAGGAAATTATTAACAGACCTCCTGCCCCACAATCACCATAACcttaaactctctctctctctctctcgctctctcgctttctctcacaCCTTACTTTTGTTGCCCACATGGTACATTTAAGCCTGACAAAGCAAATGGAAAATTCCAATTTATGTGACATTCAGACATCTGGGGGACTGTCAATATGCAGTCAAAATGTATCTTATTTACATTCATGACTGTCTGCTGGAAGCCGATTGACAGACGGCtccttttattaatttaaaatgacatacaATATGGCATCTACCCTGACTAAAGTTCAAGAGGGATGCagattgaaaaaaaatcataattcattcattttttaaacagtatGCTTAATGGTTGATTTAATACAGGAAAGACACTATCAGTTTTCAGATCAAACTGGCATAAAGcctgaaaaaacaacagaaatgtattttaaactaTAAATACAACtataaacatgaaataaatCAGGGGACAGCCCAAGCACTGTCAGATTCGGTGACAACTGTCTTCATTTTCGCAATAAGAAAACCAAAATAGCATTTCCTGGATTTGGCTCCATCCGACAGGAAAAAGTGTGACCGAGTGCAAATACCTAAATAAAACCTCCTTATTTGTTCGTTCCCCTTTATCAGACATTCTGAGATTCTCAGTTTCCGAAATCACAGTAAATCTAAATCAAGAGCTCAAGTCGATGAATTGTGAGGCATGAAGTGACCTTTGGAACAATTCGTCTTGCTGTACAACAGAAGCTTCAGTCCTGATAGCCAAAGGACACATCGCTCATTAACAACCTGACCAAACAACTCCCTTTTTGTGCTGCACTCAAAAATATCACCACCAAGCATGAAGAGAATTTAATCCATGACATTAAAGGCTATAATTGAATCTACTAATAtcgaaagaaaaacataacccGAGCGGCCAGTGCAGTCTTCTCGTTTTTATGACACACCGACGGCCAAAACAAGCACATGGATATTTTCGATACTTAAAAGTGTTCTTTCAGCCACTGGAATTTCCTGGCATACTGACTGAACCACTTGTGGAGTTCGGTGACTGATACACCTACATTTAATGaggtttctttgttctgtggacAGGTTACATGACCTCTGGTCTAAACATATagaatattcttaaaaactTCTTTGCTGTCGGTCTTACAGCAACCTGGACTGTTGTTACTCTTCAAGGAGGGACTtgagctcacccaaaaataaaaataaaattaaaaaacctGTGTTTGACTGTTTCacatgtggaacacaaaagaagatattttgagaaacgtctcggtggttttgtgtccatgcagtggaagtcaatggaggccaatgttgtttgcttaccaaaatcttcaaaatatcttcttttgtgtcctgcagaacaaagaaagtcatacaggtttggaatggcgtGTGTTGCCCTAAAACATCTCTACCGTAAGCCtattttcacaaaatgaaaaattcttttGAAATGCACAAAAATGATGACTTATTTTCTTCTAATTTCAGAAACATCTGTGTTGGAATGAAGACTGGAGGGGATATCGTTTGTCCCTGAAGTCACATTAACTTTgaaacattgttattttttgcGCAGAACTCCACAACCCTCCTGACATCATCATAATCTCTAACATTTTTCCATAAACAACCGTTCAGATGTGCAGAAATGCTGACTTTACTATTTCTCAGCCAGCGTGTAGTCTCTGAGGTCCTGATTCCTCCCATAAGCCAGCTTCACCTGAACGCCAACCAAACGTTCAGAAGCTCTCCCCACAAATCATCAATGCAGCCCCATGAAACTTTAGTCTGTCCTCGCAGAACCCAAAGGTGCTGAGCGTAACTTTCAAACCAGTAAACCTGGACACATACACAGCTGAGAGACCCACTGAGTTGCCTGTTAAACCGTTCAGGAGGAGACGTATGGCAAAGCCATTCCTTATGTGAATTCGCTTGAGCTCTTTCACAGGCCTGGATTTTACCCTA contains:
- the eva1ba gene encoding eva-1 homolog Ba isoform X1, giving the protein MNVKRKEMDFLSNTIAAYAHIKENPESFGLYFVIGVCFGLVLTLCLLVIRISCKPRTTTAPSTPEKKQLKDFSEEEEEDSDDEEDEDAGELEHPVLHSTTEIPVGNHQTTPDGTLNRNVFTSAEELERAQRLEERERIIREIWRNGQPDILGAGTGTIGRVHYY